TTCAATGATGCTTAATTTCATCCGCTCTGGGCATAATAATAGTGTCATGTGATCATCAGATTGGTTAAAAAACTAGTTCATAAGACTTGATATAAAAGTGTACATACGTCCAACTCAAGTTTGATGATAAGTTCCATTGTGATTTGAGTTTGGTAATGAGAACATTTTGATTTATAACAAAAGATATTGTAAGATCGATGTAGAGGGGATTAATGATATGTCAAGATACATGAAtacataaaaatcttcaaggtatgagataatattgatatataagGGGATTGAATTACACAATTGAATTCACAATTCAATTTTTGATTGATTTGTAAGTCGACATTCGTAGTGGTATATTTTTTCAAGATATAAATTTGCAAGATAAACAATGATCGTTTAATTAGACATTGAGCATTTGAATGGACTTCTGCGTAATTCTGGTCATGAATAagttttttacttttgattttttcgGGACACAAGGAAAGGTTCACTTAAAGTGAAGGTTTAGAGTATAAGGTAAAATGTCATGAGTTGTTTGTTAAAGGTTGAGATGAGTAAgaaatcttaaaaaattaacaagAGTCTAATACAAAGATGGGTTgagatattttgaattttatgatacATTCCATAGGCATTTGATGGTTaatagaggttatgagcttataATACATAGAATAATTTGAGTGACAAAGAATTTCCCTTAGTGTTGGCATGAGGTATATGATGGTTTAGAATTGTAGCTAAAGCATGGTATGTGGAAGTGTGTGAAGTTGATTTTGGgtgtgatttaatagttttatctcGATAGAAAGGTACTATCAAGTTATAAAATAGTGCTATTAGCCTTGTTTGGGACTCCTATTTCTCGTAAAAAGGCTtaaatagagagagagatagCTATAGTTTGAACATGTTCTTGATAATAATACTTTGATTCTAATGATGATTTGGGAGTAAGGTCGATGATCGGTGTTGTTATGATGTTTTTTTAGTATTAAGATGTTGAATTCAGTGGATGTGGCGTTCAATAAATTAAGTATGTTTGAAATTATAATATGGGCTATATTGGTGATTGtgggtaattaaaaaaaatatatcaaagacaTAGATTAAGATTAATAAAAATGTTTGATACGGGCACTATAAGGGGAGTCAAATGTGCGGGCtagtttgaaaatgaaaataataaaatgggTTAAACAGAAATCGGGTTGAGTCTTGACCCGTCCAAGTTTTctttgggctcaaatgggtTGGGCTCAAGTGGGCTAATAATGGTTTGAAACATGACCGCCCATTTTGACCCGATAAATCTCAATAACTTAACATattgttatttaacttttataattcaCAATTTAGATTTCaattcaagaattttttgttaaaaaggtaaaaaatggattagataaatcctaaaaaatgttaaataaaaaatacttcatACCTTTAATATAGGAGCATatcttaaaaataagttttaaaacaGGTTTAAATTGGGGAttgaattgggctcaattgGAAATTTTCTTCAAATGGGTTAATCTTGAATGCATTGAGATCAACCCAATTCCAATTATCTTGAGCCCAACCCATAAATTCTAGGCAGGTTACTTATGTTTGAGTTaatttttgacacccctaggCCTTATGGAAGGAGTATCTAGAGTTATTTGACCTGGTTATGTACATTCTTATGTGACCAACTACTTCATTATGGTCATGGTTTAGAATATAGTTCACTTTATCTATCCGTGTGTGTTTTAACTTTTATGGGTAAGTCCCTCGTAGGGGATCAGGTGTACCTATCTTTGACGTGCTCTTGATTGGGTAGGATGTTTAGGCATACTTAATTATCTCAAATGACATATTTGGTGTTGTCTTGGATCTATTAAAGTTACTAGCCATTCTACACATACAATTTTGTTTATGAGAATTTATAGGAGAACTATCATAAAATTTTACAGTTGTTTAGACTTAAGAATTATCTCATCATCGGTGTCATGTTTTGACTACGTGTAGATAtccaattggttggtttgatacTTTTGATATGAGACCTTGGATAgtaatattttgaaggaattgTTGAAAAATCTACCCTTTTTTACCCTCAGCTTCTTTTGATCGTTCAAAAGTAAACGTGTGTACATTGTTATCTATTGAAACGACCCATTTGGTCGTTTTGAGAAGTAGagatttgtattttataaaatactttttgataCACTATAAATGCATAATTTGGACTATTTGTAtcaagatttttgaatttaatggggtagtttttataatttatttagttggtggttaaggaaaataaaagtaaacttAATAGTCGGTTACTTTCACACCTTTAtagtttttcttatataatatttatggaaaaatattttgtagaaaGCATGAGGGTTTGAGAAGAGAGAGCAACTACATCAAAACTTATCGTGTGTCTTTCCGCTGATACTATTCTTTGTAAATTACAATCTAATTCATGAAAGAATATTGTACTACTATAGAATCGAATGGATGTATTTTATAGTTGGTACTTGGtagttataatttaattaggcAGAAAATTTGGCAATGTTGAAACTGAAATTTTGAATCTGGCACTTTAAAAGTACGTTCTTTAACAATTTGTGGGGACTAACATTAGGGCATTATTGGCTAATGATGGATAAGGTTTGAGGTTCTTGGTTAGATTAGCATGACTTAtattatatagatatatgtTATTGGCGAGATATTTATTAGAAATTCATTCAATTTTAATTCTTAAATTCTTAAGGCATTCCATTATTCTCTGTGGTAGAGTTTGATTATTATGGGAACAAGATTGTGAGtagataaaaattgaattacgaTGATTAATTGAGGGTTATgggaaattattaattaatattcagAGTATAGAGTAGATCTTGGTTTTGCAATATTACTTTGGGGTGGATTAAAATTAATGAGTTCTTAGTTAGTTTCAATGTGTTGTATTTTTGGTATGGTAGAGAATAGAGTATAGAGTAGATCTCGCTCGAAGTGACACGttgaataaagaagacttgataAAATATTGTTAATGCACTAAAAGATGTGGTGATAGTCTATTCTACATTAACAATATTATTAGATCGGAGTTTCACATTCCAACCGGTAttatggatcagagtgtcacaaTCGAACACAACATTATGGATCATAGTGTCATGTTCCGATACGGTATTATGGATTCGGAGTGTCACTTTTGAcagatttttatttgattggAGTGTCACTTTTCAACATGgaataattggatcggagtgtgaCGCTCCGACGCAGtaacatgaaaagaaaaatatattgagtAACTTAATGAACTTAATTTCAACGAACTTATTTTCCAAATAAGTGTtatgtggaggcatgagtccccATACGTGTGCTTGATATAATGATTGATTGTGTACATACTTTAGTATTGTTGTCActggttcatgttgtttgttacTTGTCACCTACTAAATATCataattgattttatattactttttatttttatgttagttTTATTTTGGGTTGGCTGATGATATCTATTCATTACATGTTGCTCCGTATTGAGCCCTACTTATGTTTTCCATTGTTCCCTTTCATGAGGTCcatactgagccctacttgtgttttccTTTGTTCCCTTTCATGAAGTGCAGCGAATGTACCGGCGACTTTGACATGCCCTTAGCCCTAGCTAGTTGCCAGCATACCAGGTTCCCGGTTGACATACTTATTAAAGCTTGTGTTagattctctcggtcatgatATGATGTCATTAGATTTGGGAcattatctattttattaatttattttggtgtctataaactcttagacttagtatttgaaTATTAGATGTCcttaatttagtgaatttcagcttttgaaaattacatataGTAGACTTTGATGGATTTGTGTTTCTTACACCAATAAGATTTAAGCATCCACATTATGATTAGTATTTCATAAGttgaatgataaatataagTTTGGGTTGGATTAATTTGTTCTCTCATGTAGGAGTTTAAGTGTGGGTTTCACACatgactcgttttgggtcgtgacagtaactaacattactataaaatatgggtgaagtaaattcataacataacattaatgGGCTGAAACaaaaaacgaattgtataatttttgACAGAGATTGTTTGTGAATTTCTGATAGgagatttcatatttttattctcCTTTATGAACTAGTGAAAACCTTAATTTTTAACCAATTAAAAGGATTTGAGACCCATATTAGGATTTTCTTGTTGTGGGATCTACTAAAAAGAACTCTTCAAGGACACAATTTATTTGACGGCACAATTAAATATTCGGTTTAAAAAGATGTGAATGAAAttgaagagttgtaacttttataaaGAATTTTGACTTTTcggaagagttgcgacttttctGAAGAGTTGACCCTTggatgaaaagttatgactttttcgtaagttttgactttttttaaggGATGTGCGTTTTCTGATATGTCACAACAAGAACTCATTCACACTATCATCTATTCTCCATAAATAGATGggtttctcttatttttcaataacaaaattttgaacttttttcttttctattaaaTATAGTATTCTAAGTGAATTTTACTACTGTTGACTGGTTTGGTGACACCATGGTTTTAAGTATTAATACACCGGTGGGTAACATTATTCTATTATGAGAGGATATATTCCATCAACCCCGAGTACTTGAGGGGActaattttcttaagaaaacaTATTGTATTCGGTGgagtcaattttatttttgagaaaatattttatttattatttttaactagTAAAATTACCCGCGCCTCGCGCGAGAAATTAATTTCAGagaattcataaaataatattataaatttatcacttattaaaactaaaacactatattatcttacatacaATATTATTACGTGGTAACAAACATTGGcaatgtaaagaaaaaggaatttaTTACATCCTATCATTTATCCTTACtaacaaaaacataatttaaatactACATAAATTATACCAAGATCTGTAACATAAGCAATCGTCAGTGAGACATTCAAAAGGAACAAAggacataaatattttattgtgaagaagaagaagaagaagaagaagaggaggaggaggaggaggaggatgaaatttagaattttcgttgttttaaagtgagaggaaatccctttatttatagacaacaaagggtatcGTGCACAAATGTGTATTATGCCTTATCtaaaaggttacaactatttggaaaagttgcaaccttctgaaaggtcacaacctttcataaaaatcacattcttattaaaagtcataacttttcataaaagtcgcaacttttaataaaagtcgCAGCTCGTAATAAAATTCGCAATTCtacataaaagtcacaactctttactaaagtcacaattcttcattaaagtcacaattgTTCATAGAAGTcgtaatttttcatgaaatgagaaggctatttttggaaaaatataaatttataagggAATTCTTGTTTGTGGTGGTGCCACATAGGCGAGTAGAAGGTTTTctcatatatgcatatatatatttatatatatgcatataaatatatatatgtatgtatgtatacatatatatatatatatatatatatatNgtatatatatatatgtatatagatatatgtttgtgtgtgtgtgtgtgtgtgtgtgtgtgtgtgtgtgtgtgtgtgtgtgtgtatatattaagtttgtagttttgaaaaaattcttttaattttgttgtttcttaccaagttcttcaaaagtatttttgtaaGTATCTTAGTAATATTTTCACACCTAAGATGGCTTTGAAGTTTAGGAGTTTATGTCAGGCATGGTGCATTATACACAAACATTCTACTGATCAGCTTTGTTTTCTCCTTGGGCATATACTGTTTTTGTAGCTAATGCCGAAAGGTCTAGCCTGTATCTTCTTCTGAAGCATAACTTCTTCGGATCAAACATCAGCTATCTTGTTTTCCAGGAGAATATGCCCAACTTTTTGCTTTTCTCCTTAAGCTATTTTTTTCTCTACTATCTTATAGCAAAAATTGTTTGCTTTCTACTGTGGACTTCAgtcttttcttaatttttatggTTTCATTCTTCTATTGGAATCAACAGAGTTAGTGATTTCCAGCTAAATGTCTGCCAAGGAGGAGGATGGGGAGATTCGTGCACATGTTGTATATAATGGGAGTACTTGTAGAATCAGTGAAATTGGGCTTGAACTTTATCCTCTTTCTGAGTGTGACTTTGACTAAGGCTTACCACATGCTCTTGTAGATTTTCCAAATTCTGGTGAGAAGTGGAGTTGGAGGGCAGAGAAAAGAGTTTCAAGTTCAGGCTTCTTAAGAGATAGATATTTGTATCTTCTGAAGCATTTTCAGGCTCCAAAAGGCGGACAGAAAAATAGTTTTCGAAGTAAGATTTTTGTTGAAAAGTATCTCCATTCTGAGTATCCTGATATGGATATAAACCAATTTTTTTCCCCATTTAGTTGGATGATTCCTTCGAAGAAATCGCCAAGATTAAAAGGCTAGCTTTTTGGTATATAAGATGTAGATATTTATTCGGTTGTTTgcgttaattaaaaaaaatactttacaCATCTTTTTATTGACCTGATGccaaatttgattctttttaaaCAAATATTGATTTGGAATCAGATACGATAGAGAGGACTACATCTTTAGGGACAAAATTGCAGTCTTTACTGCCTTATCTTACCATAAGAGCCATTACTTGTAAGGCTGGTAACGAAATTTTTCGATGTTATCAAAAGAAAATCCTTTTCCAGCCATGGTTTGTGATATTTGTTGCACTGAACCTGTTTTTGGCGACTATTATGGGTACAATTATGTTCGATGTGAAGCAACAATAGAAGGATATATATGTGGACATATTTCCTATCCAGACTGTGTTCTATGAGTTTACATGGATGGGAAAGTTAGAGGAAGCATCAATTTGGATGCACAATATTTTATGTTGATACTGTTATTCAAGGATGGATTTGGTTCTATATGCTTTGAAGCTTATGAATACTTGCACATCTGTTTCTTCTCGTTCTGACattgaaattattttgaatgTTGGTATTTGTATTTTGTGTGCCTCACAACAAAGAAGTGGAAAAGAGTTGTTGCATGATATTGTATCAATCAAGGCAAAGGTATAGCTAATTGATGAAttgtacttttttttccttatgatGCTATCTGTTTTCCTTTTAAGGTTTACATTTAGTAGAATGActaatttgataataatttcAGCTTAGGAAAGGAGTTTGCATTCAAGATGCGTTCGAAAAGGAAGGTTGTGTGGATGGCAATGGTAACTTCTCTCCCCTCTCATGATCTTGTTTGTATTGATCAGTTACTTTGACTTGAATATTTGTACCTGAGCAAGACATTTCAGTAAATGCAAATGTTGTTCTCTTTCAATAATTATTGTTTATTTCaggacataaatatataaatttgttgattttttcaaGTTAACTACCCTACAATTTAGATGATTAGATTAAAGAAACTTATTTCATAAGGTGTAAAGAGATAAAACAATTGATACAGATATTGTTTTACTTGTTCGAATAACCAATGTCAGCCTAATCAAGTCCCTTTGTTTTCCTTAGAGCTTAAATGTTTCCAATTTGATAAATAGACTATTTTGAACTCCTTGACATGAAAGATTACAGTTCACTTGTTGGTAACATCCTCTACTCGTATAATTTTTAAtctatccttttttttcttttagttagatCGATTAAATTCAATGTTTTTACAAGGTTAAATAGTGAATGTAGGATATGCGTGTTATAGCTTATTTCCATCATTGGAAAAGTCATTCTTCCTTGATTCTGATAAGGTGTGCTTTCCTTCTATTTGGTTGCTCATTCGTCTAGATTTCATTTTTACACGAGTCAATCTCCTCGATTCGGGTACATTCGTTTATCAATCTTCCCTCATTCTTGTAGTGTGTGACTTCCATCTATGAATAGATATGCTTTCTTTTCACATATTTTTGATgtatctctttttttctttaacagATCATTGAATATTAGTGTAATTATTACAACATATAGTAAATAGAGCTAACAATATGTGTTATATCATTCAGCCTTAAGATATACTACTAAGATTTACTTGAGCGTATCAATAGGGCTTCTATATCaagatatttttcttattgtgCTTGTGATTCTTTTTACTATGCTAGAAGTGAAACCATATGCCAATTTAAACTGATCAACTGTTAGAAATAACTATGCTGAAGGAAAAAATCTTCTTCTTGAATTAGGTTCCTTATACATTTACTTTACTCGCGCCGTTCATTATAAATTTACGGCACTAATGCCGGATTGGGACTTTTTTGTATGCATGTGGATGAATACCTTAGTTAATTAATAAGTAAATGAATGGCTCGAGTAAAGTAAATGCATAAGGAACCTAATTCAAGAGGAAGAGTTATGCCTAAAACAAAGTTATTCTCACTATTGATCGGTTTAAACTGGCATATGGTTTCAGTTCAAGGTCTAGTAAGAAGAATCACAAGCACAATAACTTGTTATAAAAGCCCATGATACGCTCCAGTAAATATTAGTAGTATAGATTAAGGCAAAATGATAAAACACATATTGTTAGATCTGTTAACTATAGGTTGTACTAATGACACTAAATTCATTCTTTAATCACAGTATCGACATAAATACTATGCATCCAAATTGATGCTTCCTCCAACTTTCCCAGCCATATAAGCTCGTAGAGAACAGTCTAGATGCGAAACATGTCCACATATGTATCCATCTATTGTTCCTTCACATCGAACATAATTGTACCCATCATAGTCCAAACCTATCGTTTTGAAGCAAAGGATACAACAACAACCTCGGAAAAATCAAGGTTCACTGCAACAAATATCACAAACCATGACCGGAAAATGATTTTCTTATGATAAACTGCTAAAAATTTCATTACCAGCCTTACAAGTAATGGCTCTTATAGGAAAATTAGACACTAAAGACTGCAATTTTGTCCCTAAAGATGTAGTCCTCTCTATCATATTTGAGtaaaaatcaatatttgattAAGACGAAAACAAATTTGGCATAAGGTcaataaaaagaaatgttaaGTGTTTGTTTTATGACGCAAACAACAGAATAAATATGTACATGCTATACACTAAAAAGCTAACCTTTTGAGATTGCGACTTCTTTGAGGAATCATCAAACTAAATGAGTCAAAAAATTGGTTTATATCCATGTCAAAATAATCAGACTAGAGATACCTTTCAAATGAAATCTTACTTCGAAAATCATTTTCCTGTCCACCTTTTGGAGCCTTAAAATTGTTCGGAAGATACAaatatctatctctaaaggtgcCTGAACTTGAAACTCTTTTCCCTGCCCTCCAACCCCACTTATCACCAGCATTTGGAAAATCTACAGGAGCATATGGTAATCCTTCGCCAGAGTAAGACTCAGAAACAGGACAAAGATCAAGCCCAATTTCAATAATTTCTAGAAGCACTCCCATTATCTAAAACATGTGCACGACTCTCCCAAACCTCCTCCTTGGTTTATATTTAGCTTGAAATCTCTAACGATGCTGATTCCAACAGAAGAATGAAACCATAAAAATATGGAAACTTCAGAAGTCCGCAGTAGAAAGCAAACAATTTTGGCTGTAAAATATTGGAGAAAAAAATAGCTAAAGCAGAAAAGCAAGAAGTTGGGCATATTCTCCAGGAAACAAGATAGTAATGTTTGATCCAAAGAAGTTATTCATAAAATGATGATAAATGTTAGACCTTTCGGAAGGAGCTTCAAAAATACTATCCTCCCAAGGAAACATCAAAGTTGATCAGCAGAATGTTTGTGTATAATGCAGCATGCCTGACATAAACACCTAAACTTCAAAGCTACTTTTGGTGTAAAAATATTACtaagaaacttaaaaaaaatacttttgaagaactttgtaataaacaacaaaatttaaaaaatattttcaaaactagaaaattaaaaccaATAAAGAGAATAGAatctcaaataaattaaaaataataaaaaaaatttttttttaaaaaaaaaatttgacccCACTGAATGCGAAATGTTTTCCTTAGAACTAATGAAGGGGAAGGTAGAGATGAGAACTTGTTTATGGAAGAATACTATTTAATTAGGTTGTTCTTGCCTTCTTGGTTTGCTTGGGTTAATTACAAATGACTATGGCCACCCCTATTTATACTAGAGTAGCAATGcttctagattttattttagattgATCTATAAGAAAAATTTAGATGTCCTT
The nucleotide sequence above comes from Solanum pennellii chromosome 9, SPENNV200. Encoded proteins:
- the LOC107030301 gene encoding uncharacterized protein LOC107030301; translation: MGVLLEIIEIGLDLCPVSESYSGEGLPYAPVDFPNAGDKWGWRAGKRVSSSGTFRDRYLYLPNNFKAPKGGQENDFRSLDYDGYNYVRCEGTIDGYICGHVSHLDCSLRAYMAGKVGGSINLDA